A stretch of Episyrphus balteatus chromosome 2, idEpiBalt1.1, whole genome shotgun sequence DNA encodes these proteins:
- the LOC129911017 gene encoding CKLF-like MARVEL transmembrane domain-containing protein 4, translating into MTETVINVNNHQQTNSAPPTGGPFSWIIINVDYFKRLPGIVKIVQFVLGIICMIFVSPARLGATTFFLFVVIMAFIATILWAAAYFLGIREALTLPINWILTELINTGIATILYLIASIIQIAAWSKTNYHGYHFSNITGGVLGLINFLAYAAGSYFLYLELRMGSTH; encoded by the exons atgacAGAAACGGTTATAAATGTCAATAATCACCAACAGACAAACTCAGCTCCTCCAACAGGAGGTCCATTTAGTTGGATAATAATAAATGTCGATTACTTTAAAAGACTTCCTGGCATTGTTAAAATAGTTCAATTT gttCTAGGCATAATTTGCATGATTTTTGTTTCACCCGCGAGACTTGGAGCTACAACTTTCTTCCTCTTTGTCGTGATTATGGCATTTATTGCGACAATTTTGTGGGCAGCTGCGTACTTCCTAGGAATTCGTGAAGCCTTAACATTACCTATTAATTGGATTTTGACT GAACTTATCAATACTGGTATTGCAACAATTCTGTATTTAATTGCCTCTATTATTCAGATAGCTGCTTGGTCTAAAACAAACTACCATGGATATCACTTTTCAAATATTACGGGAGGTGTTCTAGGTTTAATCAATTTCTTAGCTTATGCTGCTGGATCATACTTTTTATATCTCGAACTAAGGATGGGTTCAACGCATTAA
- the LOC129910432 gene encoding hsc70-interacting protein 1-like: MGLPLSPDDLKKLKVFVDLCSGSPQILNMPQLSFVKDFVEKFGGKVPEGEFKFPGACPFGASASKPDNAPKEDVPKKEEPVDEEMESEGESELELDMDGVIEPDNEPSQPMGDETKIPTEEEINQASEYRGQAAAAFSEREFQESIDLYTKAIELNPGNALFHAKRGQAFLKLNKPNACIRDCDRALELNCDSAAAYKFRGRAHRLLGNWEDAAKDLRQACKLDFDEDADEWLREVTPNAKKIEQHRIKQERKRAEKELKKRQERVRRTQEANEKARDQNKGRSGFGESGPGAGPGGLNFQDVLAALNDPEIAAAIADISGNPANVEKYKNNPKIAKLIDLMKGSGLGGGMPGFPGFPGGFPGGFPGAGGPGANAAPEPEPAAPKTSSQKPDFVDDGLD, encoded by the exons atgggtCTTCCATTATCGCCAGATgatctcaaaaaattaaaagtttttgtggACTTGTGCTCTGGATCTCCACAAATCCTTAACATGCCCCAATTAAGTTTTGTAAAAGACTTCGTTGAAAAGTTTGGAGGAAAAGTGCCTGAAGGAGAATTTAAGTTTCCAGG agcttGTCCATTTGGTGCGAGTGCCTCAAAACCAGACAATGCACCTAAGGAAGATGTACCTAAAAAAGAAGAACCCGTTGATGAAGAAATGGAATCTGAGGGTGAATCAGAACTGGAACTGGATATGGATG GTGTTATTGAGCCTGATAACGAGCCCAGTCAACCTATGGGCGATGAGACAAAAATTCCTACGGAAGAAGAAATCAATCAAGCCAGTGAATATCGTGGTCAAGCAGCTGCTGCATTTTCAGAAAGGGAATTCCAGGAATCCATTGATTTGTACACGAAAGCCATTGAATTGAATCCGGGCAATGCCTTGTTCCATGCCAAACGAGGACAAGCTTTCCTTAAACTTAACAAGCCAAATGCGTGCATCCGAGATTGTGATCGTGCCTTGGAATTGAACTGTGATTCAGCTGCTGCGTATAAATTCCGTGGTCGCGCTCATCGTCTCCTTGGTAACTGGGAAGACGCTGCAAAGGACCTGCGTCAAGCTTGCAAGTTAGATTTTGACGAAGATGCTGATGAATGGTTACGTGAAGTCACTCCTAATgctaaaaaaattgaacaacatcGCATTAAGCAAGAAAGAAAACGCGCTGAAAAAGAATTGAAGAAGAGGCAAGAGCGCGTCCGTCGCACACAGGAAGCCAATGAAAAGGCTAGAGATCAAAACAAGGGCCGAAGTGGTTTTGGCGAGTCAGGCCCAGGTGCAGGTCCTGGGGGTTTGAACTTCCAGGATGTTCTAGCAGCCTTAAATGATCCTGAAATAGCTGCTGCTATAGCTGATATCAGCGGAAATCCAGCAAATgtggaaaaatacaaaaacaatccAAAAATTGCTAAATTGATCGACTTGATGAAGGGATCAGGCCTTGGTGGTGGAATGCCCGGTTTCCCAGGATTCCCAGGTGGCTTCCCTGGAGGTTTCCCAGGTGCAGGTGGCCCTGGTGCAAATGCAGCACCAGAACCCGAACCAGCTGCTCCAAAAACCTCTTCACAAAAACCAGACTTTGTCGATGATGGTCTTGATTGA